The genomic stretch TGTGGACGATTTTGTGACCACGGAGCGTCAGCCGGTCTCTAATGATCAGTGAATCAGATGGTCTCAAATATCACAGCCGAATGGCGACGAGAGGATTCTTGACTCTGACATGGCAGCCGATACGTCTAGTGACAAGTAAAGAAGGTATGAGAGCTATTCACTTTAAAATTTGCACCCCTCCCCCCGTCGATTTTCAGTGGGGGGTTAAAACGCAAAACCACAGGACGGCGTAGGGAAATAATACCGATTTTCAGGATTTTAACCCCTTAGAGGGGGTGTGTTATAACGCGCGCGCTGGCTGGTACGCGCCCGCGCGCCAGCGCCAGCGCGGCTCACACACAGACACACCCCCCTCGCACCCTTAAAATCCTGAAAACGGCTTCAGATTCGCCGCTCCCTCATGCGACCTTGAGTTTTCACACCCCCGTGAAAATCGGAGAGTGGGGGGTGCAAATTTTAACCCCTACCGGAGCGCTGCTTGCATGATCACCGTGAATCAAGTTGTGTGAGATTGTAACACTCGCTGGCGGTCCATTCCCACCGGTCGCCGACTCATATCACGTGCGACCTCTCCGATTTGAGTATATTTTCAACCAGAAATACAGTAGACGATCGAACGTGTCCCGTCGGCGGATACGTTCGCGCCGATCACGTCGGGGTTTGCATGTGTCGGGTCAACGAGCAGGGACTCGGCGCGTTTATCGATCCGCGTCGTCGGCGTCGGATAGAATATTCCGTTCGATGAGTTCAGATTGAAACTGCGCGGCATCTTCGAGCATGTGTTCGCACCACGGGCACGCAATGCCTTCGAGCATGGCGTCGCCGGGAAAGCCGCCCCGACACACCGGACATGTCCATTCGCTCATAATCGTCGTAGGGGTGCAATCGATAAAGCGCTCGCGATCGCATCGATCCGCTGCTCGACGAGCAGGGCGCATCTTGTTCAACACTCGCCTTTGACAAGCCGCCGCTGTTGCACAAGGTCGAGTTTTCGTTGAGCTACAGAACCAGAGTACACAGTCAGTCCTATGAAGCGTTACGGACGAATGTTGTGCAAGGCTTGGCGTTCTTTATATATTCAACCGCAAGTTACACTTCGTTTGCATCCATGCCATTGCCGCTATGCGGTTTGCACTTTAGAGTGAATCAAAAGTGGATCCATCATTGTTCCGCGTGCGGCAGACCGTCCGGCGTCTGATACACTCGGAGCTCGCGAGCGAGTCGGCGCTTTCGACGACTGATAGTGAAGTCCGCTCGAAGAGCCGCGTTCAATCGATGGACGGTGTACGTCTCCCCAGTCGGTTCGTGCGTCTCCTCGTGTTCGAGAACCCACCTGCGCTTGAATGAGTCAACCGACGCACAGTCCTACATATGTGCGAGTGTGCCCGCCTCTCGAGCCTTCGCTTCGACCTCGCTATCAGGGAGGTCTGCCTTTGAGCGGTTGATGTAGTTCTCTGTTAGTTACCCACTCTTTCGCCTCTCCCCACAAACGCTCGTAGTGCTGTCCCCAGTCGCTAAATCCCGCGTGGATCCCCGCGTTGAAGTTGCCCTTCGGCGCTCCTCCGCCCGAGTTGCCAACCGCGTTATCGTTTCCAAGAGGTGCGCCGTGACTCGACGGCGGCCCGTTCCAGTCGTGCATGAAACACGGCCCGCCGTCCGTCCGTCTTTGACACTCTGTGCCACTATCTGTTGAAACGCCACACGTCGGCATGACTTTGTGTTTGTTCCGTTTCCAGAAGTCACCTTCCCCAGAAATCCGCAGTGATGACGTTCTACCCTAGGATACCCAACTCCGAGTGACTTCGCCAGTTCCTGAGATCTTGACGAGTGTCTCAAGGACGCGGTCTGGTGCGAACCCGTGTTTATATAATTCATATACCTACGCGCCACCCCTAATTCACAATCACGCCTATTTATCGCGTCTATAGCATTGGACCCTTGTTGGGTGATCTAAAGACCAAAGCAGACTATTCGTCTTCAGATATATGTCTTATAGTTAACTCGATCCGATCTCCCACCTCTAGCCCTAGTTCGCATCGGATATCCTTCGGTATCGTAATTTGGCCTTTCTCTCGAAGGCGTGGATAGCATTTCGCCGCCATTAGTCCACATGGTCCACATGCAATTATAGGCCTTATCACTCTCACACTTCGTACTTTTCCGAAAAATCGGAAAGCGTAAGTGTTGGGTGTATGATGGACTTGTCGTGCAACGGAGAAATTTCATTGTGACATGTGGAGCAGCAACGACCACCCTCTTAGCCGGCTGTGCAGGGTCTGACGATGACGAAGAGGAGAATGGGGAAGACGAAGAGGAGGAAGAAGAACCCGCTGAGAACGGCGATGCGGATGAAGAAGAGAATGGAGAAGAAGAAGGAGAGGATGCGGAATTCATCGATGAGGCTGATGACCAAGTCGAACTCGCGTATGGTGAAGAAGCCGAGCATAGTAACGGTATGATCGCCGTCGCCCACGGATTCGAGTTCGAAGACCAGCTCGGCGATTTCGACGAACCTGACCAAGGCCAGTTCGCGCTGTTGGAGTTCGAAGCCAGAAACGAGGGAGACGAGGCCGAGCGAACGCCGTCGGCTTGGCAGGACATTGTCCTCCTACACGATGACAGCCAGTACGATTCGGAGTTCGTCTCTGATATGGGGGGGCGCGAAGAGTATGACGACGGCGAGATCCAGCCCGATGTTACACGCGAAGGATACATCGCCTTCGACGTTCCCGGCGATCTCGATGAGGGCGATCTTGATACATTGTGGCATGATGATTTCCTTGGGGCCGATATCGACGTCCGCTGGACGGCAAGCTAATAAGATGGCTCACCAAGACTCAGCTGAACCGGACAACGTATCCACCGAAGACGTGCCGACTGCGGAGGAGGACCAGTCAGGCGGAATTCGTTGGACGATGGCAATTACGGCGAGTGTAATGGCGCTAATCATCGGTGGGCTTGCAGCATGGGCAACTCTGAATTTTGGAATCGCTGCAATTGTATTTCTTATTGCTACAGCGGGCAGTGGTTATTATTTGTATCAAAAACGGATCCCTAGCGAAGCAATCGGATCGGGACTCTGGATTTCAGCACTTGTTATGTTGTTATTGCCGATTACATTCTACCTACCAGCGATTCTTGGTACGGACGGCGCAGAAAGCGCAGAGGCTGCTGGAACATTCATTGGATCGATAGCGGGCCTTCTCATTTGGGGATTCGTTTTCCTAATCCTTGCAGTCGTCACTGCTGCAATTGGGTACTTCTTCAAGCGGCGAGCTAGCAAGAAACTCAGCAAGGATACTGCATAGGACCTCCTTCTGGGGTTTTTAGGAGTGCGTAAAAACAAACGCCAGCGGAAGTCGGCTGTAGTTAGACTACGAG from Halalkalicoccus tibetensis encodes the following:
- a CDS encoding AbrB/MazE/SpoVT family DNA-binding domain-containing protein; this encodes MAAKCYPRLREKGQITIPKDIRCELGLEVGDRIELTIRHISEDE
- a CDS encoding DUF4352 domain-containing protein, which codes for MTCGAATTTLLAGCAGSDDDEEENGEDEEEEEEPAENGDADEEENGEEEGEDAEFIDEADDQVELAYGEEAEHSNGMIAVAHGFEFEDQLGDFDEPDQGQFALLEFEARNEGDEAERTPSAWQDIVLLHDDSQYDSEFVSDMGGREEYDDGEIQPDVTREGYIAFDVPGDLDEGDLDTLWHDDFLGADIDVRWTAS